The sequence CCATGCAGCATAAGCGCGCTGTCAAAAACGTCGCGGACCGAGCTGCCCTTTTCACGCAGCAACAGCGTTTCGCAGGCAAGGGAGCGCGGCGTTAAGGGAAAGCAGAGAGGGTAGTCAGGCGCGCATACTGCGGCGATGGCAAACGAGGAAAAAGGGCGCGCCGTGAGACGGTTATCGGTAATCGCCCCTTCGATGAGGGCGACGTCGATTTCGCCGGCAAGCAGTTTTTCCGTGTTGTGCCGCGCGGTATCGACCTCGATACGAACCGGCGTATGGCTGTAGGTATCCCGAAATTTATGCATGATAGCCGGCAGCAGGAAGTTGGCGATGGTAATGCTGGAACCGATGCGGATGGGAGAAGTAAATTCAAGATCACCGCTGCTCCGTTTGAGATCCTCATATAATTCCACGATTGCCGCAGCCTTTTCGTAAAAAGCCCTGCCTGCTCCGGTAAGGGATACCCCGCGCGCCACCCGGTCAAAAAGAACGCATCCTGTTTCATCTTCCAGGCCGGCAATGACATGGGAAACAGCAGGCTGCGTCATATAAAGGCGGCGTGCCGCCCCGGTAAAGCTCATCTCCTCGCATACACTGCAAAACACGCTGAGTTGCCGTAAATTCATAACATTTCTCCGATACATTACTAATTACTTATGGATATAATAAAATAATAACATTTTATTTATGTATAAGCAATTGATAGAATAATAAGGAAAGAGGAGTATGTATGGAAAAGAAAGTATCGCTTTGGTGGCTTTTCGGGATCAACCTGTTTATCAGCGCTTTTACCTTTGGCGGAGGATATGTGGTCGTTCCCATGATACGAAAATACTTTGTGGAACAAAAAGAACTGTTCGGCGAGGAAGAGCTGATGAACCTGGCTGCGGTGGCGCAGTCCTCGCCCGGAGCGATCGCCGTCAATCTGGCGACGGTAACGGGGTATCATGTGGCGGGGAAAAAGGGCGCGCTGATCGGCTGTGTCTCCGCGGTGATCCCGCCGCTTATTATTTTAACGGTGATCTCGGCTTTTTATGCCGCTTTTCGCGACAACCGGATCGTGGCCGCCGCTTTAAAAGGCATGGAAGCCGGCGTATGCGCGCTGGTGGTCGATGTGGTGATCGATATGGGGCGCGCGGTTTTTAAGGAAAAACAACCGGTGCTCTCCGTTTTGCTGCCCCTTTCCTTTATATTGGTATTCATTTTCCAGGTGAATGTTATCGCCGTCATATTGGGAAGTGCGGCGGTATCCTTTGCGGCAGGATGGATGGGGAGGAGACGGCGCAATGGAACTGCTGTTTAACCTGTTTGTAAATTTTCTTCAAGTCGGACTGTTCAGTTTTGGCGGGGGATACGCGACGATAC comes from Christensenellaceae bacterium and encodes:
- the yeiE gene encoding LysR family transcriptional regulator; this encodes MNLRQLSVFCSVCEEMSFTGAARRLYMTQPAVSHVIAGLEDETGCVLFDRVARGVSLTGAGRAFYEKAAAIVELYEDLKRSSGDLEFTSPIRIGSSITIANFLLPAIMHKFRDTYSHTPVRIEVDTARHNTEKLLAGEIDVALIEGAITDNRLTARPFSSFAIAAVCAPDYPLCFPLTPRSLACETLLLREKGSSVRDVFDSALMLHGLVCEPVWTSVDSQALIHAAQNGFGIAILPELLVAEELASGKLIRLDVRDMHLKNTNYTVYHREKHLSPPLRGFLSIAGQADML
- a CDS encoding chromate transporter, encoding MEKKVSLWWLFGINLFISAFTFGGGYVVVPMIRKYFVEQKELFGEEELMNLAAVAQSSPGAIAVNLATVTGYHVAGKKGALIGCVSAVIPPLIILTVISAFYAAFRDNRIVAAALKGMEAGVCALVVDVVIDMGRAVFKEKQPVLSVLLPLSFILVFIFQVNVIAVILGSAAVSFAAGWMGRRRRNGTAV